A single window of Archangium gephyra DNA harbors:
- a CDS encoding XRE family transcriptional regulator, which yields MSDEELAGWLARNIKTLREARGATQAQLAKLAGVPRATWANLESGASNPTLAVLHRVASTLQVSLEELVAKPRASARHYPRESLAVRLRGPGFVRKLLPDPLPGMEFDRMELPPGARLTGVPHTPGTREYLVCESGSMALVASGERFLLDTGDVVVFRGDQKHSYENVGPKVAVGYSVVLLAPSLR from the coding sequence ATGAGCGACGAGGAGCTGGCGGGCTGGCTGGCGCGCAACATCAAGACGCTCCGGGAAGCACGGGGAGCGACGCAGGCCCAGCTCGCGAAGCTGGCGGGGGTACCCCGGGCGACGTGGGCCAACCTGGAGTCGGGGGCGAGCAACCCCACGCTGGCCGTGTTGCACCGTGTAGCGTCCACCCTCCAGGTGTCCCTGGAGGAACTGGTGGCGAAGCCCCGGGCCAGTGCCCGGCACTACCCCCGCGAGAGCCTGGCCGTGCGGCTGAGGGGGCCGGGCTTCGTGCGCAAGCTGCTGCCGGACCCGCTTCCGGGCATGGAGTTCGATCGGATGGAGCTGCCACCCGGAGCGCGGCTGACGGGCGTGCCCCACACCCCGGGTACGCGCGAATACCTCGTGTGCGAGTCGGGCAGCATGGCGTTGGTGGCCAGCGGCGAGCGCTTCCTCCTCGATACAGGAGACGTGGTGGTTTTCCGGGGGGACCAGAAACACTCGTATGAGAACGTAGGACCGAAGGTGGCGGTGGGCTATTCGGTGGTGCTGCTGGCCCCCTCGCTGCGGTGA